The following proteins are encoded in a genomic region of Amphiura filiformis chromosome 18, Afil_fr2py, whole genome shotgun sequence:
- the LOC140138766 gene encoding major facilitator superfamily domain-containing protein 6-like, protein MMAEPVTSNTSTSDEPDDEYVDNTTKSRRVRMLQAYSRAIEDMEDSQSDESVFGETDRPRSKPRLKRGSTISDAMEDLVHMDEDMAPYKLLNFLVHGSVAGTLPYFTLYSKQLGLDAAQLGMVCGIRPALSSVVTPLVGWFADKYHMRRVSAILCSTLWVLFALLVAVVPPPTIADCDTAIERLETILHSENVNVYLDCKALAVDTPAPDTLTRHLFLQKVILPNITAKLINDCKYETNSSKVIPALSSDLNRTKTGVKDRAQRTIMGVWDGDVLVGDDEDSDVTRRMAQDGSWLFNSISLRNAFISAFILAAFADMMQAPSISFVDVATLDSLGRGVQREGYAWQRAFGVVGYVIFSIIILCILAFSTAIITICGIDVKFTDYKVAFVIFAGVMACAVAIVCSINFKYESSGHSYHFREVLDVLLTIKYGTVLFTAFMLAICNGCINTFLLWHLENLGASNIFYIFALLSFGISEVAISFYLPIFTRSKGHACLVLMGIWLYCFIFVGYALMEKPHWVVIIEIFHGAAFALTWNPITTYLTGAVCREYLATMQGIISGAYSGLGNVIGSVCAGLMVRSNGAVVTFYGFAVICMVYGILFLVVNRETGLLHNCRKQKSRYETIGTITNR, encoded by the exons ATGATGGCCGAGCCTGTCACATCTAACACCAGCACCAGCGATGAACCCGATGATGAGTACGTAGATAACACGACCAAATCCCGACGCGTACGCATGTTACAAGCGTATAGTCGTGCCATAGAAGATATGGAAGACTCGCAAAGTGACGAATCCGTATTTGGAGAAACGGACCGTCCCCGCTCAAAACCGCGACTTAAGCGGGGTTCTACAATATCAGACGCGATGGAGGACTTAGTACATATGGATGAGGATATGGCTCCTTATAAACTACTCAATTTTTTAGTTCATGGTAGCGTTGCCGGTACTTTGCCCTATTTTACACTTTACTCGAAACAACTGGGGTTAGATGCCGCTCAGCTGGGCATGGTATGCGGAATTCGACCTGCTTTAAGTAGTGTTGTTACTCCCCTTGTTGGGTGGTTTGCGGATAAGTATCATATGAGAAGGGTCAGTGCCATATTGTGCTCTACATTATGGGTATTATTTGCTCTTCTAGTTGCGGTTGTACCTCCCCCTACAATAGCAGACTGTGATACAGCCATTGAAAGATTGGAGACAATTCTTCACAgtgaaaatgtaaatgtttatcTTGATTGCAAAGCTCTTGCAGTTGATACGCCAGCTCCAGATACATTAACAAGACACTTATTTCTACAGAAAGTTATATTGCCAAATATCACTGCCAAATTGATAAACGATTGTAAATATGAGACtaatagttcaaaggtcattccAGCGCTGTCAAGTGATTTAAACAGGACAAAAACAGGCGTGAAGGATAGAGCGCAAAGAACAATTATGGGAGTGTGGGACGGCGATGTACTGGTTGGTGATGATGAAGATAGTGATGTTACAAGGAGGATGGCGCAGGACGGAAGCTGGTTGTTCAACAGTATTAGTCTAAGAAATGCCTTTATTTCTGCATTTATTCTTGCTGCCTTTGCCGACATGATGCAG GCTCCGAGCATTAGTTTCGTTGATGTGGCCACATTGGATAGTCTTGGGCGAGGTGTACAACGCGAAGGCTACGCGTGGCAACGGGCTTTTGGAGTTGTCGGCTACGTTATATT CTCTATCATCATACTGTGTATTCTTGCCTTCTCTACCGCGATAATAACTATTTGCGGGATTGACGTCAAATTTACCGACTACAAAGTCGCCTTTGTCATTTTTGCTGGTGTAATGGCCTGTGCGGTTGCTATAGTTTGTTCTATTAATTTTaag TACGAAAGTAGTGGTCACAGCTATCACTTCCGCGAAGTACTGGATGTATTACTAACCATCAAATATGGCACCGTCTTATTTACCGCATTTATGTTAGCAATCTGTAACGGATGTATAAACACATTTCTCCTGTGGCACCTTGAAAACTTAG GTGCAAGCAACATATTCTACATTTTTGCCTTGTTATCATTCGGCATATCTGAAGTTGCTATATCATTCTACCTCCCGATATTcacaaggtcaaaaggtcacgcATGTTTGGTACTCATGGGCATATGGCtctattgctttatatttgttgGTTATGCTTTGATGGAAAAACCACATTGGGTGGTGATCATCGAAATATTTCACG GTGCTGCGTTTGCCCTCACCTGGAATCCCATCACTACCTACCTCACCGGGGCGGTCTGCCGAGAGTACCTCGCCACTATGCAAGGGATTATCTCTGGCGCTTACAGCGGCCTAGGCAATGTTATAGGCAGTGTGTGTGCCGGGCTTATGGTCAGGTCTAACGGTGCTGTAGTTACGTTCTATGGGTTTGCTGTTATTTGTATGGTATACGGAATATTATTTCTCGTCGTAAATAGG GAAACAGGTCTTCTACACAACTGCCGAAAACAAAAGAGTCGATACGAAACAATTGGTACTATCACTAACCGATAA